In one window of Kitasatospora sp. MMS16-BH015 DNA:
- a CDS encoding DUF4157 domain-containing protein, with product MTLARSLPRALRGEFEEIFGASFAEVTIRQKGRGEPAQHLARTYGSEIDFAYGGYDPHTRQGREVLGHELAHVLQQRHGRTADTDPHALELEAVEAGRRAGLGEPVRLPGRTDPRPHRAVQHYTVIAAANFAAQGIAVVNPQSHAPVQNQDSFIGQTKGAVGGAASSFLTAGGAVNTVSANPAAVALRFSQNRRLAVEDADLTNRQPKVLYATMAMINASNARLTLIGSPIRLLPDAPGPNQQTVTAGGNQLFRVTPQNLGNATSGLTMDAAQSCDALISQVLVSVLPPPQPRFDGNPAVPPHLMVEYHAARAALPGAPLPVLDDTTPVTRHTTARQIGAAFGAATLAPTAAFTANLRSFGLNQYANPGVGEGFVICTLMSGVPGSSLVLGNNPPSQTDFHTLIGGANPVVMSNLTWGSHWGTVIARDGSDVITLENYARKTEDALAGNDTRYYFQMYQTDPAAPAGGLTWHQSWADPPMIAYPAPVPAVPPPHLAPTHRPASPGQRGFVNPITMRVAPLPDRWDARATAMHGGVTPDSVQDHHGNIAATPTAEAEVREILKGLYLANARIAAHTHETNARLTLWIHALTAVIAGQRFQENMQAADRTLARIIALRDMV from the coding sequence ATGACCCTGGCCAGGAGCCTGCCGCGCGCGCTGCGCGGCGAATTCGAGGAGATCTTCGGCGCGAGCTTCGCCGAGGTGACGATACGCCAGAAGGGCCGGGGGGAACCGGCGCAGCACCTCGCCCGCACCTACGGCAGCGAGATCGACTTCGCGTACGGCGGCTACGATCCGCACACCCGGCAGGGCCGCGAGGTGCTCGGCCACGAGCTGGCCCACGTGCTCCAGCAGCGCCACGGCCGCACCGCCGACACCGACCCGCACGCCCTGGAGCTGGAGGCGGTCGAGGCCGGCCGCCGGGCCGGCCTCGGCGAGCCGGTCCGGCTGCCGGGCCGCACCGACCCGCGGCCGCACCGGGCTGTACAGCACTACACGGTGATCGCGGCCGCCAACTTCGCCGCCCAGGGCATCGCGGTGGTCAACCCGCAGAGCCACGCGCCGGTCCAGAACCAGGACAGCTTCATCGGCCAGACCAAGGGCGCGGTGGGCGGGGCGGCGAGCTCCTTCCTGACCGCCGGGGGCGCCGTCAACACCGTCTCCGCCAACCCGGCCGCCGTCGCGCTGCGCTTCTCGCAGAACCGCCGGCTGGCGGTCGAGGACGCCGACCTGACGAACCGGCAGCCCAAGGTCCTGTATGCCACCATGGCGATGATCAACGCCTCCAACGCCCGGCTGACGCTGATCGGTTCACCGATCCGGCTGCTGCCGGACGCTCCGGGCCCCAACCAGCAGACGGTTACGGCCGGCGGCAACCAGCTCTTCCGGGTGACCCCGCAGAACCTCGGCAACGCGACCTCCGGGCTGACCATGGACGCCGCGCAGAGCTGCGACGCGCTGATCTCCCAGGTGCTGGTCTCCGTGCTGCCCCCGCCGCAGCCGCGCTTCGACGGCAACCCGGCGGTGCCGCCGCACCTCATGGTCGAGTACCACGCCGCCCGGGCCGCACTGCCCGGCGCGCCGCTGCCGGTGCTCGACGACACCACGCCGGTGACCCGGCACACCACCGCCCGGCAGATCGGGGCGGCCTTCGGCGCCGCGACCCTCGCGCCGACCGCCGCCTTCACCGCCAACCTGCGCAGCTTCGGCCTCAACCAGTACGCGAACCCGGGCGTGGGCGAGGGCTTCGTGATCTGCACGCTGATGTCCGGGGTGCCCGGCTCCAGCCTGGTGCTCGGCAACAACCCGCCCTCCCAGACCGACTTCCACACCCTGATCGGCGGGGCGAACCCGGTGGTGATGAGCAACCTGACCTGGGGCTCGCACTGGGGCACCGTGATCGCCCGGGACGGCTCGGACGTGATCACGCTGGAGAACTACGCCCGCAAAACCGAGGACGCGCTGGCTGGCAACGACACCCGGTACTACTTCCAGATGTACCAGACCGACCCGGCCGCTCCGGCCGGCGGCCTGACCTGGCACCAGAGCTGGGCCGACCCGCCGATGATCGCCTACCCGGCACCGGTGCCGGCCGTGCCCCCGCCGCACCTGGCGCCCACCCACCGCCCGGCCTCCCCCGGTCAGCGCGGGTTCGTCAACCCGATCACCATGCGGGTGGCGCCGCTGCCCGACCGCTGGGACGCCCGGGCCACGGCGATGCACGGCGGGGTCACCCCCGACTCCGTGCAGGACCACCACGGCAACATCGCCGCCACGCCGACCGCCGAGGCCGAGGTCCGCGAGATCCTCAAGGGCCTCTACCTGGCCAACGCCCGGATCGCGGCCCACACCCACGAGACCAACGCCCGGCTCACGCTCTGGATCCACGCCCTGACGGCGGTGATCGCGGGCCAGCGCTTCCAGGAGAACATGCAGGCCGCCGACCGCACCCTGGCCCGGATCATCGCCCTGCGCGACATGGTCTGA